The Sceloporus undulatus isolate JIND9_A2432 ecotype Alabama chromosome 7, SceUnd_v1.1, whole genome shotgun sequence genome segment GCAAGATTACAACGCCAAGCCATCCTGGGCAACCCCCACATACccacatatcccccccccccgtggaccTTGCCCACCACCCCAACTGCCCTCAACCCTATCCTTCCAGATCTAGATCTCATTCTTTTCCATCCTCAAGGATGCTGGGCATAAAGCCTGGTTCATATGTGCCACTCAGGTGGAGGGACAGGGCAGACCAGACTGACATCTTTTCCTTATTGCAAAACAGAAATCCCACAGGGACAGATGGTGGTTTTTCTTCCTGATGAGCTCCCAGGGTCAGAGGTGGTTTGAGACAAAGGGCTTCCAAAACATGCAAGCAAAGGAACCAGGGCTTACCTCCTCCCTGAAGAAAGCAGAATGGAGGGATGAGAGGAGCCAGAGCAATCCCATGGATGGCACATCCTTGGCCCACCCTTGgtctgatgctgatgctgatgatgctgcagctgccttcctcctcctccttcaggctgGCTTTGCAGAAGGGAGGCTCCAGACTGAGATTGGTGAGTGATGCCGCCTCTGGCCGCAAGGTGGCACACGAGAGTCTCAGTCTCAGGTGCCAAGCAGGGAAAGAGATGCCCAGGTGAGATGCAGGTGGAATGTGGCATCAGATATCCTCCTCAGGCACTGCAAAATAGAGGGCATCCaggaaaaatagaggacattctttttaccaaataaaagctgagtatactgtatatacccttgtacagtcggcccttcttatacattgatTTTATATACACAGATTCCaggatccatggtttgaaaatgttcaaaaagagtataaatttcaagtatcaaaccttgatttttccattttatataagggacaccattttgctatgcctttgtatttaatgggacttgatcatacaaggattttgttattcacggggattcctgggtccactgtataaaaatccatcattttggccccaaaaacctgccctccacttatatataaggttgacttatagtccaTTATACATGGTACATTGATGCTCAAAATGGGGTaccctttggaattcctccccgaatcatacaatcctagagttggcagagaccccaagaatggccatccagtccaaacccattccgccatgcaggaactcacaatcaaagcatccgcaaACAAATAATAGCAACCCATCCTtggcttaaaaacctccaaagaaggagactctgccacactccacagtcaaacagctcttactatcaggaagttcctgctaatgatgaggtggaatctcttttcctgtagtttgcatccattgctccatgtcctactctctggagcagcagaaaacaagcttgctccatcctcattgtgatgtgccttcaaatacttaaacaaggctattgtatcacctcttaacagtctcttctccaggttaaacatacccagctccctacgtcgctcctcatagggcatggtttccagacctttcactattttggttgccatcctctggacatgcgccagcttctcaacatccttcttgaactgtggtgcccagaactggacggagtattccaggtgaggcctggccaaagcagaatagagtggcactatgactccCCTTGATCTATTCTACacacctggacagaaggtggcaacatagaacatgtcctggaaaaggaggatgcctggtcacagTTTGGGGCCCTCCAGGTGCCATTCAGGActgccactcccagaattcctggccatTGAAAGGGTGTCCAGACGCACTGCAAAAGGTAAGGCATTGggggaaaatgtagggcattaccaaacaaaagctaaaaccACTCATAGAAATATCAATGCAtctcatatggtttatttacagcgaCAATACATCACCTGTATTTTGTTATGTGCTCAGCCATGTTTGTTCTGATGAACTTGAGCTTTGTTagaatgccttgttggcttgcaatacacCTATATGACCCgaagcaagacaaatgcttcaACTTGTACTTTGCTACCAACAACCCCTTgacagggccaaaacacactgcagaataaatccagtttgagatcacttttactgccctctttgttagggaatcctgagaactgtagtttattgtggcgctagagctctctgacagaggaggctcaatgtctcacacaactacaattcccagaattccctagcattaagccagggcagttacagcggtCTCACactgggttacttctgcagtgtgttttggccctgaatctgcatttaaattattccttccaTTCGTCCATTGGACTGATATTAAGGAAAAAACTCTTATTCTTATGTTATTAGTGTAGAAGTGATCTAGAGCCTCAGCTCACCACAAGCCGAATGAGCCATCTTTGTGATGCAGCAGCAAGTAATGCCAATAcgctcctaggctgcatcaataggagtatagtgtcttggttgagggaagtcatagtacctagaatgttgtgtccagttctgttcaagaaggatgtggtcAAGGAGGAACATATCCAGAGGacggtgaccaaaatggtgaagataTTGACTTCAGCCATCCAGATCTAGACTGGCAATGGTCACCCAAAGGACACTTTCCTGGAGACTAAATCTTGATGGATGTATTCAATGAATGGGTGCCAAATCtcatgaaaggtcaatccagagtctATCTTCTCTGCCGTTTTCTCCATTAGCCACAAGCCCCAGAGTCTAGTCCTCCGTCCTGCAATATTTGACCTTCTTGGCTGTCTCAAGccaagcaaactaataagttctttatgttGCAGGGTTAAACCACTGGATGGTTTTAACATGTCCTATGTATATGCGTTTTAACTTAATGTGTTCAAATGGTTTGTTGCGTTTTATGTTCTCCCCTGTCTCAAGCCTTAGGGAGtagcaggtaagaaataacattttactatatatactcgactataagtcgacctcgtgtataagtcgagggcaggtttgggggccaaaattgtggatgtTTCTATGAGCCATGGACAAGTTGAGGGTAAAGCTTagttaggagcatgtaacaaaggatgaaaaggatgaagtaaaagaaaatgatgccaaggaatgcggaatagcggtctataaataaaatgtattattattattattattattattattattattattattattattacgctacaaaatcccagcaggcataactgtctgtgctcacgctaaaagctggatggatgagaaagcaaAGTGGGGATCAGttattccaggacagattacactctttcctttcaTCGGGGTTCCTTTCTTAATAAGAGtcaaagtacaatacttacatggACCCATAAAtaaattgactcaggtttttggggtcaattcttttactaaaatttctagacttatacatgaatataaacagtaattattattattatttacgagAAAGTCTGGGTCAACTCAGCGGGACGGACATTTAGGAGCCAAGACCGCCTCTGGTTTATTGTCTCCATTAAACATTGAAGTGGGGAGTCTGTTTGTGGCATTAACCCATCCCATACTTTCAGCCCCCAAAACTTCATTCTAGGGTCGCTGTtagtcggaagtgacttgaaggcatccagcAAAAACAAGTGAGAAAGCAAGACTGCATTACAAATGGATGgagtcaaggaagccacggctgccccaaatctgcaagacctgagcagagctggaggtctctcattcatagggtcatcataagttaaagTTGACTCAAGAGCCGTTAACAAATCATTCTTATGGGAAGACATAATGTCCTCATGTTGTCTCCCTTTGTAGCTTCATCCCTACTGTGTCTTGTCCAGACTCTGGCATCCCTAAtcttggtgtttatcacacggagctttttgcagctcagatccgacatgACTGCGGCTCCAATGATGCAGATTCACGCAATAATGTGATGTGTTATCAgacacgattcctttctatgggggctccttctgtggcacttccgcagtgattccaaagtgaccccctCATTTTGGCAAAATCGGTAAGAAGCGAATTCACtgaaatcgcttccaagctcactttgatttcactccgaattggtctggtgtggaatgcaactttgcttctgctctggttcaccaccacaaccccccggttgcaaatttcccatgatgcagcaccacaatttcccctcattttgtttcctttcaatTTCAGGGCAACTcgttttttgggaatatatacatgtgtgtatgtgcgtgaatgtggaTATACTGTACAgttatatctgtctgtctgtctgtctgtctgtctgtctgtctgtgtgtgtgttgaaattgccgaaatggaagggaaaattaaAAAGGGGATGAagacagaaatattcacgaggcaaatattcacacaatcacgcaattacgcaaaacagggaacaagaacttgcaccccttttcaccctggaaacgTACAAGGTCTCGATGCATTCagaaccccactgagcatgcgcaagggtgccgattcaaatcgttgaatcccactggtgtggtaatacaatgtgcactcactctgctttgcgtgaatccgcatcacttGACTTGCTTTGGATTCggttccccctcgattcggaagggcaaccaggtgcgATAAAACGTTCACGTAGctgatctgagctgcaaaaaccgcCGTGTGATGAACCTCCTTGTCTTTTCTGCTACAGACTCACCCAAACTGGAAGCCTCACCCTGAAGGCTGGCCATAGCTTTATTTATACCAAAATACACCATAGTCAACAAGCATTTCCTGCTTCTTTGCTTAGCTGCCcttgatggaaagaaagaagggcaTTTAATCGAAAGCTGTACGTTTCTGGACATCCTTTTTCCTCGTTCCTCTTGGAAATATAAAACCTATAACATCCTTCCAAAAACACTTTGTCAAGGCATCTGATCTTGGGACGACAGGCTTGTCAGGTAGGAATATGTCCCTCTCTTCACTTTCTAGCATGTTCATAATGCGTTTTTCCTTCCACGGTTTCCTTCTTTTGGACCCCCAAAAGTCCATGTCAATGATTTGAGGGGTAAAACACCCACAAATGTAGCAGTAGTTGGCCACAAGGcagggaaaataaaattaaaatatctatatattGTGGTGTTCGTTTTGCAGCCACAAAAACCTGAAGCATGAACTTTAAACGTGTTTAGATTTCTTAAGCAAGAAAGGCAAAGGAGAGTGAAAAGCGGAAGAAGCAAGACATGATGCTAAAAGTTATTATTTCTGCACAGGTTTGCTGGTGTGTAATGCCCAGGAAGGATAATTCCATCAATGGCAAAGGCTGTGAATGGCAAAATATCAAACgagaaacagaaacagcaaaTAGACTGCAAAGTCTCAGTTTACAAGATGTTATAGGGAATTTCTTCAGCAGAAGAACTGTCTAGAAACATGGAAAATAATGGAAGAAGCAACATCTATGACCTTATAATATtttatgagttgttgttgttgttgttattattattattattattattattattattattattattattattattattatcttgagccagggcagttaaagccgtgccaaaccgggttatttctccagtgaatGCAGACCAAGATAACATTGCTAGTGTCACAGTGCCTTTCTGTTAATGTATAGTATGCACATACATTCCCTGAAAAGAGAGCTGGAGAAAGAATAGGAAAAGGCAGATGCAATTGTATATTTTCTCTGGGTCCTCCAAGGGGTCCTGAGAGGGCCCCCACAAATTAAAtccaatggggaaattaatttagctcaataggaagcagcaaAAGGGCTCCAGTAAGATAAAGCCGGGATCTAAGCCTCTGTATACCGGTTCCAAACccagagaactccagaggcaggttCTAAATCAATTTAGTTTGTTAACAAATTAAAAAGGGGGAATCACCACCCAagcgcactctctcagccacttTGAAAGTTAAGACAagaatagttttctgtgggttttttggggtatatggccatgttctagaagagtttattcctgatgtttagccaggcgaaatgtcaggaataaactggtgaaacgtcaggaataaactcttctagaacatggccctatagcccgaaaaaaccacaaaaaactatggatgctggccataaaagcctttgacttcacattaaaacaaGAAGCTTGTCGATGGGatctttcaagccatttctcttTTACGTACTTTTTATTAACTACGATCCAGCTATATCAACCATTTATCCTATATTGAACCTTGATATCATGTACCGAATATCAATCTAATGTCCTTTAGATTCagacctttcttctttcttcattttctttctcttctttctttgtctAAATTTATTCCCTAGAAGCTCATTCTTCAAAAGAAATCAGTGTAAATATGTCGATATTTAAATGATTTATAGGCACCCCAAAGTGtctctattgtggggttttcttggcaaggtttgttcagaaggggcttgccattgccttcctctgaggctgagagagtatgacttgcccaagttcacccaatagCTTCCTGCAGTTGAgcagattcgaaccctggtctctagtcataatccaatgctcaaaccactacgccacactaaCTCCCAAGATGTTTGTACTGAATCCTAAAAGGAATAGGCAACCAGTCAAGAGATATCAAAAGTGAGGGTAACATGATCAAAGTTATAGGGCCAAAGGATCTTGGCATAAAGATGTCTCAAAGTATGCATTGTCTTTCCAATTGCAGTGGAAAGGTATCAGAGAGCCTCTCATGGAGACAGAGACCATGGCAAGCCTGCTGAGTGGGACAAGCGGAAGGGCCCCCTGGCTCTGCCGAACCGTCCTCTCCATCCTGATGGTGCTTCAGTTTGGATCCCTGGCTCTGGGGGCCAAAACCCTTTGGCGAGACGAAGTGGCCGACCTGCTGTGCAACTCCTCTGCCCAGAACTGCCTCCTGGCCTGTTTCGACGTCACCTTTCCCATCTCGCCCTTCAACCTCTTCCTCTTGCACATGGCCAGCCTGGTGGCCCACAGCCTGGCCTGCGCTTTCCTCTTCCACTCGCCCAAATACCAAGGAAAGGGGCGCTGGTGGAAGGGACAACTTAGGGGACAGAGTCAAAAACTCTGGCTTGATGGAATCAGCCTCCTGGCTAAGGTGCTTCTGGAAGCCATCTTCCTGATGGTATTCCACAGCCTCTACAGCCAATACCCATCCTGGCTGTTTTGCCCTCCTTCTGCCTCCTGTCCTCAGATCACGATATGCATTGTGCAGAATGCCAGCTGGAAAGATGCTTTCACCCTCTTTTTCGTAGGAGCATCTTGGGTTTCTGTGGCACTCTGCTTGATCATGCTTTATCAAACAGTCATTAAAATCCTTCAACGGACATCAGGCCCAGGGAAGAGTCAACCAGATCACCCTGGTTGGCCCAATGGgtattacatagaatcatagagttggaagagaccccaagggtcatcacgttttccatgcaggaagacaccatcataGCACTCCTTGCAGATGGACATGcggtctgtttaaaaacctccaaaggagactccatcttCCTTCAGACTGGCTTTTGGGTGGAGGATGGCAAATGAGAAAGTCCAGGCCCTATTTGAAGTGCTGGTGTTGAACTTTCAAAGCCCTTGAATGGGTTTGGGCCAGGATGGTCAAGACTTTGTTTTTCACATGCATGAAAATCTGCTTCTGCCCTGGCCTCAGCTTAGACCAACCAATTGAAATGGCAGGCATGAGAAACAAGGCCTTCTCGATGGTAGCCCCGTTTGCAGAATTCTTGCTGTCTGGATGTCACTGGATGACAATTCACAACAGCtctaggcagcatagccaataatgGGATATGCAGTCTGGTAAAACGTGGAAGATTACACATTACTGAGCACTGGCATATAGCTTTTTCAAGTTATTAACAACCCTTctaagttttcttcttcttcttaaagcaGGGGTTTCAGGAAAACCTGTGCCCTTCCAGATCTTGGACTCTGACTCCCATCTGCCCCAGCCAGCCAGTAACAGTGGGATTTCCAGTCCAACGTCTGGAGATATCAGAAGTTCTTCACCCCATTTCAATGTATGCAAACAACTGTTATGGTTGAAAAATTACTTTAGGTTGTTTCAGCCTAGCGTTGCAGGTTGTGGAATGTTTTAGGCTgtaattttaaaaggctgtttTTCTTGGGAATAAAACTGTGAAATATAATCTAGAAATATTTCAAGCATTATCCCTGGGCAAATAATTGTTAAATCCAATTTGAACACTGCAAAAGTGGCCTAAGCTCAGGCATGTGGATCTGCTTTGGTTTCTACTAGTTCCCAATATATACTTCCAAGGCAGGTGCAGATCAAATCTTCTGCCAGCAAAAGACCTTTCTACAAAGGCTTATAATATGCCccagcttccctttccttctccatCCTGCGCAGCTGGAAATGTATTTAGCCACATCAGCACTGGGATGATAGTAAAAGGGCActggagaaatatatttttgatgTCAGGTTACAGAGGTGTATGTGCATTCATATCGTACTCTGACCTCAAAGGCTTTTGTAGCTGTGTCTTCTTGCAGCAGGCAAGGTAAACGGCAGCTACTGTACTTCCTAAATCTCTTACTGAACATGCATGAACAGACAGAAAAGGGGGAAGAACAGGTTAAACCTATACCAGCgacccccagcatgttaaaaatgcACAATCCAAGTTTGGCCACAAAAATAGTAATCACAAAAGTGAAGGCTGGTAAAGGTCAAGTCATCCCTGTAGGCATTTTGGAAGTGGTATCttaaaggttcaaaatgtttccaTTTATTTGTGCCAAGCTAATCCGACCCGATTCTTTTCACGTGCCCATTATGTCAGTTTGGAACAGTTTGCTGAAATAGTCAcccttccttttttgtggtgtagaaacctatccctattccccccacccccattatttctgcctgctCCCAAATGCCCCAAAACATATGTACTTTGTCAACTGAGGTACACCTCTACAGAATTCTAAGTACCACAAATGATTGCTCACACATCTTACCACAAAAGATACTCCTGGTCTTCTCTCAAGCTTTCCTCACATCACCAGTGTAACTTAGGACACTTTCTACATGGATGTCACTTAGGTGCTGCAATTGTTAAAGCAATGGGAGTCATTAATTTCTGTAGCTTTTCTACAATTCACCCAGATGTCTACCTGTAGAAGGCTTTGTTTTGCTGCTAATTTTATATTGGTTTGTCACTAATGTGATTTTATTACTTATTTGCCTGCATTTGGGTTAATCTTGGTAAACCAAAACCCACCATTTGGGGTAACACTGGTAAACCATTACCCATTCCATTAGTAACGCTAGTTAACCAAAACCCATCCCATTAATAACCTGGAATAAAACTGCTCCTCTCCCTCCTGATCATTCATTTGACCTGGCATTCATGATCATCTTCTAACCGAAAAGGAGATTTC includes the following:
- the LOC121936548 gene encoding gap junction beta-2 protein-like — translated: MASLLSGTSGRAPWLCRTVLSILMVLQFGSLALGAKTLWRDEVADLLCNSSAQNCLLACFDVTFPISPFNLFLLHMASLVAHSLACAFLFHSPKYQGKGRWWKGQLRGQSQKLWLDGISLLAKVLLEAIFLMVFHSLYSQYPSWLFCPPSASCPQITICIVQNASWKDAFTLFFVGASWVSVALCLIMLYQTVIKILQRTSGPGKSQPDHPGWPNGYYIES